From Lysinibacillus sp. SGAir0095, the proteins below share one genomic window:
- a CDS encoding helix-turn-helix transcriptional regulator — protein sequence MGSRPDFSYVAKLMADSSRAAMLEALLGLDGLPANELARKASITLQTASGHLSKLVEGELVRVEKHGRHRYYRLANSNVAQAIETLTVIAPPPQIKSLKDSSRAEKIKIARTCYDHLAGQLGVALTNAFVERGYLIEDQVDFKVTDIGEQFFNDFEINLDSLRTKRRHFARKCLDWSERRYHLAGSLGQAVLIRLLELHWIEKLPDRAVRVTELGKKQLHEILGIYI from the coding sequence ATGGGAAGTAGACCGGATTTTTCATATGTCGCGAAACTAATGGCAGACTCATCTAGAGCTGCAATGTTGGAAGCTCTACTAGGCCTTGACGGACTTCCAGCGAATGAATTAGCTAGGAAAGCAAGTATTACACTACAAACAGCGAGTGGGCATCTATCGAAGTTGGTTGAAGGTGAACTCGTTCGGGTGGAAAAACACGGGAGACATCGTTACTATCGCCTAGCAAATTCTAATGTTGCTCAAGCAATTGAGACATTGACAGTTATTGCTCCTCCTCCACAGATAAAATCATTAAAGGATTCATCAAGAGCTGAGAAAATTAAAATTGCTCGAACTTGTTACGATCATTTAGCTGGGCAACTAGGAGTCGCTTTAACAAATGCTTTTGTTGAGAGAGGGTATCTAATCGAAGATCAAGTTGATTTTAAAGTAACAGATATTGGAGAGCAGTTCTTCAATGATTTCGAAATTAATCTTGATTCGTTGCGAACAAAGCGAAGACATTTTGCTAGAAAGTGCCTTGATTGGAGCGAAAGACGCTATCATCTAGCAGGTTCTTTAGGACAAGCAGTTTTAATACGTCTGCTAGAACTTCATTGGATCGAAAAGCTACCTGACAGAGCTGTAAGAGTTACCGAATTAGGGAAAAAGCAATTACATGAAATTTTAGGTATCTACATTTGA
- a CDS encoding DinB family protein encodes MNVNALIILNIEEVRRRSIKVWKAIPNQLLTWKPDQEALTCAEMIRHVLESEFLYHQILIEGGTKTLSDLSTPFENKEFTTIEAELELAKTGREDFINYIKSLNVDELENIKIDRSDIGYIRTLGDMLLRIAYHESVHAGQLLDYMRTMGVERPLIWD; translated from the coding sequence ATGAATGTGAATGCGTTAATAATACTTAATATTGAAGAGGTAAGACGTAGAAGTATAAAAGTTTGGAAGGCAATACCCAATCAGTTGTTAACTTGGAAACCTGATCAAGAGGCTTTAACTTGTGCTGAAATGATAAGGCATGTGTTAGAAAGTGAGTTTCTATATCATCAAATTCTAATTGAAGGAGGTACTAAAACATTGTCCGATTTATCTACTCCATTCGAAAACAAAGAATTTACTACGATAGAGGCTGAACTTGAACTAGCTAAAACTGGTCGAGAAGATTTTATAAATTACATTAAATCGCTAAATGTAGATGAATTAGAGAATATTAAAATTGACCGTTCCGATATCGGCTATATTAGAACGCTTGGGGATATGCTTTTACGAATCGCTTATCATGAATCTGTACATGCTGGCCAGTTATTAGACTATATGAGAACAATGGGAGTAGAACGTCCTCTTATATGGGATTGA
- a CDS encoding CBO0543 family protein, which produces MLTSWQELNKLRREFRDTQIEFWLNETLFTFSWWVLLVTSIALFIVWVILLDKKRIFEILTYGFMISTLTILLDSIGVFLMLWSYKHTLTPFPIIIEVHFIQMPIIYMIVYQYFKTWKPFLIAVTIVAIVFAFILEPLLVWLQIYQLYQWKHIYSFLPYFMIAVVFKYVMNKFKQTYG; this is translated from the coding sequence ATGCTAACCAGTTGGCAAGAGTTAAATAAGTTAAGACGAGAGTTCAGAGACACTCAAATTGAATTTTGGTTAAATGAAACTTTATTCACATTCAGTTGGTGGGTTCTGTTAGTTACATCGATTGCCCTTTTTATTGTTTGGGTTATTCTTTTAGACAAAAAGAGAATTTTCGAAATTCTTACATATGGATTTATGATTTCTACTTTAACGATATTACTGGATTCGATTGGTGTTTTCTTAATGCTATGGAGCTATAAACACACGTTAACACCTTTCCCTATAATTATTGAAGTTCACTTTATACAAATGCCAATTATTTATATGATTGTTTATCAGTATTTTAAAACCTGGAAACCTTTTTTAATCGCTGTCACAATAGTTGCGATAGTTTTCGCTTTCATTTTGGAACCATTGTTGGTGTGGTTACAAATATATCAACTATATCAATGGAAACATATCTATTCATTTTTACCATATTTCATGATTGCAGTGGTCTTTAAGTACGTTATGAATAAATTCAAACAGACTTATGGATAG